In Porphyromonas cangingivalis, a genomic segment contains:
- the ispE gene encoding 4-(cytidine 5'-diphospho)-2-C-methyl-D-erythritol kinase, which translates to MLRFPQAKINIGLNVVNKRSDGYHDLETVFHAIPLCDALEIIESEEMRTDFGHCDRLCPPRDNLVWRAYDLLNNHVGGTLPPVEIILRKQIPSGAGLGGGSSDASTALLMLREMYNLPLSDDELRALSKQLGADCPFFIAPSPHFAEGIGDILSPIDLDLSGIHLHLVLPDIHVSTKDAYAGIKPQPARYDLRTVLQAPIETWKDTVTNDFEAGVFGLHPILGEIKQELYARGAVYASMSGSGSALYCLSREALDLSELSKMYTVRHFIL; encoded by the coding sequence ATGCTAAGATTTCCTCAAGCCAAGATAAATATCGGGCTGAATGTTGTGAACAAACGAAGTGACGGTTATCATGACCTTGAGACTGTCTTCCATGCGATTCCTCTCTGTGATGCACTTGAGATCATTGAGTCTGAGGAGATGAGGACAGACTTCGGTCACTGCGACCGCTTGTGCCCTCCCCGAGACAACCTCGTATGGAGAGCCTACGACTTGCTCAACAATCATGTTGGCGGTACACTTCCACCTGTGGAGATCATACTACGTAAGCAGATACCTTCGGGGGCGGGACTGGGAGGAGGCTCTTCTGACGCCTCGACAGCACTCCTTATGCTGAGAGAGATGTACAATCTTCCGCTGAGCGATGACGAGTTGAGAGCCTTATCGAAGCAACTCGGAGCAGACTGTCCATTCTTTATAGCCCCCTCCCCTCACTTTGCCGAAGGGATCGGAGATATATTGTCTCCCATAGATCTTGATCTTTCGGGCATCCATCTACATCTTGTATTACCGGACATCCATGTATCCACCAAGGACGCTTATGCGGGCATCAAGCCCCAACCGGCTCGATATGACCTTCGCACCGTGCTTCAGGCTCCCATAGAGACATGGAAAGACACAGTCACAAATGATTTCGAGGCAGGAGTGTTCGGACTTCATCCCATCCTCGGAGAGATCAAGCAAGAACTTTATGCCAGAGGAGCAGTCTATGCCTCAATGAGTGGTTCAGGATCGGCTCTGTACTGTCTCAGCCGTGAGGCATTAGATCTCTCCGAACTGTCGAAGATGTACACCGTCAGACATTTTATTTTATAA